From Cellulomonas chengniuliangii, the proteins below share one genomic window:
- a CDS encoding C-terminal binding protein, with translation MRIVITECDHDTFTAEQAVVDAAGADLVLTQSRDAAELVANAAGAQGILVQYAKITAEVMDALPELRAIGRYGVGVDSVDVAAATARGIAVCNVPDYGTEAVSDHAIGMALAVARGIPRLDRGVRAGSFDLVAVRPLYQTRARVFGVVGMGLIGTATARKAAGLGYEVIGYDVAAEPGAATFHGFPSVSLAELLERSQVVSVHVPLTETTRGMIGAAEVALLRDDAIVVNTARGGVIDSDALVEALRSGRIRGAGIDVHETEPIPADDPLTAFDNVVLTPHLAWYTEESYDELKWRTVENVVEVCADRVPRNIVNPEVLGAPGRNATCPPATTRTTGA, from the coding sequence GTGCGCATCGTCATCACCGAGTGCGACCACGACACGTTCACCGCCGAGCAGGCAGTGGTGGACGCGGCCGGGGCCGATCTCGTCCTCACCCAGTCCAGGGACGCCGCGGAGCTGGTCGCCAACGCGGCCGGCGCCCAGGGCATCCTGGTGCAGTACGCGAAGATCACCGCCGAGGTGATGGACGCCCTGCCCGAGCTGCGGGCGATCGGCCGCTACGGGGTCGGCGTCGACTCGGTCGACGTGGCAGCGGCCACCGCGCGCGGGATCGCCGTGTGCAACGTGCCGGACTACGGCACCGAGGCGGTGTCCGACCACGCGATCGGGATGGCACTGGCCGTGGCGCGGGGCATCCCGCGACTCGACCGGGGCGTGCGCGCCGGCTCGTTCGACCTCGTCGCTGTCCGTCCGCTGTACCAGACGCGGGCCCGGGTGTTCGGGGTCGTCGGCATGGGGCTGATCGGCACGGCGACGGCCCGCAAGGCCGCCGGGCTGGGCTACGAGGTGATCGGCTACGACGTGGCCGCGGAGCCGGGGGCGGCCACGTTCCACGGCTTCCCCTCGGTGTCCCTGGCCGAGCTGCTCGAGCGCTCCCAGGTGGTCTCGGTGCACGTGCCGCTCACCGAGACCACCCGCGGGATGATCGGCGCCGCCGAGGTCGCGCTGCTGCGCGACGACGCGATCGTGGTCAACACCGCGCGCGGCGGCGTGATCGACAGCGACGCGCTGGTCGAGGCCCTGCGCTCCGGGCGCATCCGGGGCGCCGGCATCGACGTGCACGAGACCGAGCCCATCCCCGCGGACGACCCGCTGACGGCCTTCGACAACGTCGTCCTGACCCCGCACCTCGCCTGGTACACCGAGGAGTCCTACGACGAGCTGAAGTGGCGCACCGTCGAGAACGTCGTCGAGGTCTGCGCGGACCGCGTGCCCCGCAACATCGTCAACCCCGAGGTCCTCGGGGCCCCAGGGCGCAACGCCACGTGCCCGCCCGCCACCACCCGCACGACAGGAGCATGA
- a CDS encoding zinc-dependent alcohol dehydrogenase — MKAAVWTATDEVAVAEVAMPHVPEGWALVRVAYNGICGTDLSILHGKHPRAQAPLVMGHELSGWVERAGATGPAEGALVIAEPLISCGECKACRDGHAHVCRRLGLYGIDTAGGMAQYVALPPEVLHEVPAGVDPRTAALAEPLAVAVHAVALSGMEQGDTVAVYGAGPIGILTALVARHEGAGHVVITEPSPWRREVAEGMGFTVVPEGSTMAEALAPLTDGEGADTTFDSAAHPSVAAELTAVTRVLGRIVVVGVYKQPTPVDLRDICFKEQSVVGVRVYTSADVTRAIELIASGALGLDGFPTKAFALEDVTAAFDAATSGQDCLKVLLTPLDGAADA; from the coding sequence ATGAAGGCGGCCGTCTGGACCGCCACGGACGAGGTCGCCGTCGCCGAGGTCGCGATGCCGCACGTGCCCGAGGGGTGGGCGCTGGTGCGGGTCGCGTACAACGGCATCTGCGGCACGGACCTGTCGATCCTGCACGGCAAGCACCCGCGCGCCCAGGCGCCGCTGGTGATGGGCCACGAGCTCTCCGGCTGGGTGGAGCGCGCCGGGGCCACCGGCCCCGCCGAGGGCGCCCTGGTGATCGCCGAGCCGCTGATCAGCTGCGGCGAGTGCAAGGCCTGCCGTGACGGGCACGCGCACGTGTGCCGGCGGCTCGGGCTGTACGGCATCGACACCGCGGGCGGCATGGCGCAGTACGTGGCGCTCCCGCCCGAGGTGCTGCACGAGGTCCCCGCGGGTGTCGACCCCCGCACCGCGGCGCTCGCGGAGCCGCTCGCGGTCGCGGTGCACGCCGTGGCGCTGTCCGGCATGGAGCAGGGCGACACCGTCGCCGTCTACGGCGCCGGCCCCATCGGCATCCTCACCGCGCTGGTCGCACGGCACGAGGGCGCGGGCCACGTGGTCATCACCGAGCCGAGCCCGTGGCGCCGCGAGGTCGCCGAGGGCATGGGCTTCACCGTGGTGCCCGAGGGGTCGACCATGGCCGAGGCGCTCGCGCCGCTGACCGACGGCGAGGGCGCGGACACCACGTTCGACAGCGCCGCGCATCCCAGCGTCGCCGCCGAGCTGACCGCGGTGACGCGGGTGCTGGGCCGGATCGTGGTGGTGGGGGTCTACAAGCAGCCCACGCCGGTGGACCTGCGCGACATCTGCTTCAAGGAGCAGTCGGTGGTCGGCGTGCGCGTGTACACGTCCGCCGATGTGACCCGCGCGATCGAGCTCATCGCCTCGGGCGCCCTGGGCCTCGACGGCTTCCCGACGAAGGCGTTCGCGCTCGAGGACGTCACCGCCGCGTTCGACGCGGCCACCTCGGGGCAGGACTGCCTCAAGGTCCTTCTCACCCCCCTCGATGGAGCGGCAGACGCATGA
- a CDS encoding SDR family oxidoreductase, which translates to MSNAFDLTGKTAAVTGGGRGLGLGISQALLEAGADVIVFGRSGIPDELTALAGRLGREVAFYALDLADSDQIAEVGARVLAEHRVDVLVNNAGTQDRYPAAEFPLEAWDRVIDVNLRSVFQLCQIFGRPMLERGEGKIVNLASLLSFQGGITVPAYAASKGGVAQLTKALCNEWSGKGVNVNAVAPGYMATEMNTALLNDPVRLEQLSVRIPAGRWGQPEDIGNVVVFLASQASAYVHGQVLAVDGGWMAR; encoded by the coding sequence ATGAGCAACGCCTTCGACCTGACCGGCAAGACCGCCGCGGTGACCGGGGGAGGGCGCGGCCTGGGCCTCGGCATCTCCCAGGCGCTGCTCGAGGCGGGCGCGGACGTGATCGTCTTCGGCCGCAGCGGCATCCCCGACGAGCTGACGGCGCTCGCGGGCCGACTGGGCCGCGAGGTCGCGTTCTACGCGCTCGACCTGGCGGACTCGGACCAGATCGCGGAGGTGGGCGCCCGGGTGCTCGCCGAGCACCGCGTGGACGTGCTGGTGAACAACGCGGGCACCCAGGACCGGTACCCCGCCGCCGAGTTCCCCCTCGAGGCGTGGGACCGGGTCATCGACGTGAACCTGCGCTCGGTGTTCCAGCTCTGCCAGATCTTCGGGCGCCCGATGCTCGAGCGCGGCGAGGGCAAGATCGTCAACCTCGCGTCGCTGCTCAGCTTCCAGGGCGGCATCACGGTGCCCGCGTACGCCGCGAGCAAGGGCGGAGTCGCCCAGCTCACCAAGGCGCTGTGCAACGAGTGGTCCGGCAAGGGCGTCAACGTGAACGCGGTGGCGCCGGGCTACATGGCCACCGAGATGAACACGGCGCTGCTCAACGACCCGGTGCGGCTCGAGCAGCTCTCGGTGCGGATCCCCGCCGGGCGCTGGGGCCAGCCGGAGGACATCGGCAACGTCGTGGTGTTCCTCGCGTCGCAGGCCTCCGCGTACGTCCACGGCCAGGTGCTGGCCGTCGACGGCGGGTGGATGGCGCGATGA
- a CDS encoding L-fuconate dehydratase, whose protein sequence is MRITSVEIEDIRFPTSLTADGSDAMNKDGDYSAAYVVLRTDGTAPDGTPLAGFGLTFTTGRGNDIVGVAARQQAAHLVGRDVQAMAADMGQVYRDLTADAQIRWLGPEKGVVHLSLSAVMNAAWDLVARVAGKPVWRLLADMTPEQLVDVADLRYLSDALTRDEAIALLRAKEDGKAARIAELEATGYPCYTTSAGWLGYSDEKLRRLCQEAVDAGYQHIKLKVGADLDEDVRRCAIAREVIGPERTLMIDANQVWDVDQAIEWTNALAQFDLLWIEEPTSPDDVLGHAAIRRGVSPVGVATGEHCHNRVMFKQFMQAGAMDFCQLDAGRLASLNEIVAVLLLAAKFDVPVCPHAGGVGLCEMVQHVSMLDFVAISGTREGRVTEFVDHLHEHFTDPCIVRDAAYAPPSLPGYSTEMHAASVAEFRYPDGSYWAARLAAEQAAPAV, encoded by the coding sequence ATGAGGATCACCAGCGTCGAGATCGAGGACATCCGCTTCCCGACGTCGCTCACTGCCGACGGCTCGGACGCCATGAACAAGGACGGCGACTACTCGGCCGCGTACGTCGTGCTGCGCACCGACGGCACGGCGCCCGACGGCACGCCGCTCGCCGGCTTCGGGCTCACGTTCACCACGGGCCGCGGCAACGACATCGTCGGGGTGGCCGCCCGCCAGCAGGCCGCGCACCTCGTGGGCCGCGACGTCCAGGCGATGGCAGCCGACATGGGCCAGGTGTACCGGGACCTCACCGCCGATGCGCAGATCCGCTGGCTCGGCCCTGAGAAGGGCGTCGTCCACCTGTCGCTGTCCGCCGTCATGAACGCCGCCTGGGACCTCGTCGCGCGCGTCGCCGGCAAGCCGGTGTGGCGCCTGCTCGCCGACATGACCCCCGAGCAGCTCGTCGACGTCGCCGACCTGCGCTACCTGTCCGACGCGCTCACCCGCGACGAGGCGATCGCGCTGCTGCGCGCCAAGGAGGACGGCAAGGCCGCCCGCATCGCCGAGCTCGAGGCCACCGGGTACCCCTGCTACACCACCTCCGCCGGCTGGCTCGGATACAGCGACGAGAAGCTGCGCAGGCTGTGCCAAGAAGCGGTCGACGCCGGCTACCAGCACATCAAGCTCAAGGTGGGCGCCGACCTCGACGAGGACGTCCGCCGCTGCGCGATCGCCCGCGAGGTGATCGGCCCGGAACGCACGCTGATGATCGACGCGAACCAGGTGTGGGACGTCGACCAGGCCATCGAGTGGACCAACGCGCTCGCGCAGTTCGACCTGCTGTGGATCGAGGAGCCCACCAGCCCCGACGACGTGCTCGGCCACGCGGCCATCCGCCGCGGCGTCTCGCCCGTGGGCGTCGCCACCGGCGAGCACTGCCACAACCGGGTCATGTTCAAGCAGTTCATGCAGGCCGGGGCGATGGACTTCTGCCAGCTCGACGCGGGCCGGCTCGCGAGCCTCAACGAGATCGTGGCCGTGCTGCTGCTGGCCGCGAAGTTCGACGTGCCGGTGTGCCCGCACGCGGGCGGCGTGGGGCTCTGCGAGATGGTGCAGCACGTGTCGATGCTCGACTTCGTCGCCATCTCGGGGACCCGCGAGGGGCGCGTCACCGAGTTCGTCGACCACTTGCACGAGCACTTCACCGACCCGTGCATCGTGCGGGACGCCGCGTACGCGCCGCCCAGCCTGCCCGGCTACTCGACCGAGATGCACGCCGCGTCCGTGGCCGAGTTCCGCTACCCCGACGGCTCCTACTGGGCCGCGCGGCTCGCGGCGGAGCAGGCGGCGCCCGCGGTCTGA
- a CDS encoding IclR family transcriptional regulator, translating to MTETSSASPVESVDRALLALQALARAGSRGLTLAELASSLGLHKTTVHRALQALRYRGFAVQDAASGHYVLGPSATLLADDFLSDENLPLMLHPALVALSGDVDELVHLGVLSGPHVVYLDKVEPARPVRVWSAVGRRSPAVRTALGRALLAYRGADRAALAGYVRAGEEGAAPSTATATEEAAAVESAWEALEAARARGYATEREENEPGISCVAVPLLRSGSAIAAVSLTAPAERMTTERLEWLHGRMRAVLPQLLPAGLTLP from the coding sequence ATGACCGAGACCTCGTCCGCCTCGCCGGTGGAGTCCGTCGACAGGGCGCTGCTCGCGCTGCAGGCCCTCGCCCGCGCAGGCAGCCGCGGGCTGACGCTCGCCGAGCTGGCCTCCTCGCTGGGCCTGCACAAGACGACAGTGCACCGAGCGCTGCAGGCCCTGCGGTACCGCGGCTTCGCTGTGCAGGACGCGGCTTCCGGGCACTATGTCCTCGGCCCCTCCGCGACGCTGCTGGCCGACGACTTCCTCAGCGACGAGAACCTGCCGCTGATGCTGCACCCCGCCCTTGTGGCGCTGAGCGGCGACGTCGACGAGCTCGTCCACCTGGGCGTCCTCAGCGGCCCGCACGTGGTCTACCTGGACAAGGTCGAGCCGGCGCGGCCGGTCCGCGTGTGGTCCGCGGTGGGGCGCCGCAGCCCTGCCGTGCGGACCGCCCTGGGCAGGGCCCTGCTCGCGTACCGGGGCGCCGACCGCGCCGCGCTCGCCGGCTACGTGCGCGCGGGGGAGGAGGGCGCCGCACCGTCCACCGCCACGGCGACTGAGGAGGCCGCCGCCGTCGAGTCCGCCTGGGAGGCCCTCGAGGCGGCCCGCGCTCGCGGCTACGCCACGGAGCGCGAGGAGAACGAGCCGGGCATCAGCTGCGTGGCAGTGCCCCTGCTCCGGTCGGGCTCGGCCATCGCCGCCGTGAGCCTCACCGCCCCGGCGGAGCGGATGACCACCGAGCGCCTGGAGTGGCTGCACGGCCGGATGCGCGCGGTGCTGCCCCAGCTGCTGCCCGCGGGCCTGACCCTTCCGTGA
- a CDS encoding SDR family NAD(P)-dependent oxidoreductase: MENLEGRRALVTGAATGIGRATALALAQAGADIAFTHLTHDPAETVAGVEALGRRAIAYQLDARHSWDVDRVVVQAADELGGGIDILVNNAGGLGGRQLVTGMDDQHWHLVLDLNVSSVFYATRAVLPLMPDGGRIITISSLAGQNGGGTGAVAYATAKAALDGFTRALARELGPRGITVNSVAPGFIGGTPFHATHTPEPAQRAAVEGTPLKRAGTPEDVAAAVVYLASEGAGFVSGAVLDVNGGAYFR; the protein is encoded by the coding sequence ATGGAGAACCTCGAGGGTCGGCGGGCGCTGGTCACCGGCGCCGCCACCGGCATCGGACGGGCCACGGCGCTCGCGCTGGCGCAGGCGGGCGCGGACATCGCGTTCACCCATCTGACCCACGACCCGGCGGAGACCGTCGCGGGGGTCGAGGCGCTGGGCCGCCGTGCCATCGCGTACCAGCTTGACGCCCGGCACAGCTGGGATGTCGACCGCGTGGTGGTGCAGGCCGCCGACGAGCTGGGCGGCGGCATCGACATCCTGGTGAACAACGCCGGTGGGCTCGGCGGCCGCCAGCTCGTCACCGGCATGGACGACCAGCACTGGCACCTCGTGCTCGACCTCAACGTCTCGAGCGTCTTCTACGCCACCCGGGCGGTGCTCCCGCTCATGCCTGATGGCGGGCGCATCATCACCATCAGCTCGCTGGCCGGGCAGAACGGCGGCGGCACCGGGGCCGTCGCCTACGCCACGGCGAAGGCGGCGCTCGACGGGTTCACCCGGGCCCTGGCCCGGGAGCTGGGCCCGCGGGGCATCACGGTGAACTCGGTGGCGCCCGGGTTCATCGGCGGCACGCCCTTCCACGCGACGCACACGCCCGAGCCCGCGCAGCGCGCCGCCGTCGAGGGGACCCCGCTCAAGCGCGCGGGCACCCCCGAGGACGTCGCGGCCGCGGTCGTGTACCTGGCCTCCGAGGGCGCGGGGTTCGTCTCCGGCGCGGTGCTCGACGTCAACGGCGGCGCGTACTTCCGCTGA
- a CDS encoding UxaA family hydrolase: MTTLTPALTDLAILLRPGDDVVVATRDLQSGATVLHDGEPLTLAQSVPRGHKLAVRAVPAGAQVRKYGQSIGLATRDIAVGDHVHTHNLGMDDTAREHEFGTARVHLPAPDGPPRTFQGYRRGDGRWGTRNYIGILTSVNCSASSAKLIADQFRGPLLDAYPHVDGVMALTHQSGCGLVPASEGAQIMMRTLRGYAAHPNFAGLLVLGLGCEMLPAQSLLDGLDLAPDKVVRTLVIQESGGIRKTVRAGVEAITEMLPAIDALRREPAPVSELVLGMNCGGSDGYSGITANPALGHASDLLVAHGGATILAETPEVFGAEHLLTRRAVSEEVGQALLRRIDWWQSYAAHGGGSLDNNPSPGNKAGGLTTILEKSLGAVAKGGSAELAAVYEYAERVTAKGFTFMDTPGYDPVSVTGIVAGGSTVVVFTTGRGSVLGCKPTPSIKVSTNTEMYLRMAEDIDLNAGRIVDGTATITEVGEEIFEKVIAVASGEPTVSEELDLGQDEFIPWQLGTVT, from the coding sequence ATGACCACCCTCACGCCCGCGCTCACCGACCTCGCGATCCTGCTGCGTCCCGGAGACGACGTCGTGGTCGCCACGCGCGACCTGCAATCCGGCGCCACGGTGCTGCACGACGGCGAGCCGCTGACCCTGGCGCAGAGCGTGCCCCGCGGCCACAAGCTCGCGGTCCGGGCAGTGCCGGCGGGCGCGCAGGTGCGCAAGTACGGCCAGTCGATAGGCCTGGCGACTCGGGACATCGCGGTGGGCGACCACGTGCACACCCACAACCTGGGTATGGACGACACCGCCCGCGAGCACGAGTTCGGCACCGCGCGCGTCCACCTCCCCGCGCCCGACGGGCCGCCCCGCACGTTCCAGGGATACCGCCGCGGCGACGGCCGATGGGGCACCCGCAACTACATCGGCATCCTCACCTCGGTGAACTGCTCGGCGTCCTCCGCCAAGCTCATCGCCGACCAGTTCCGCGGGCCCTTGCTGGACGCGTACCCGCACGTGGACGGCGTGATGGCCCTGACCCACCAGTCAGGCTGCGGGCTGGTGCCCGCCAGCGAGGGCGCGCAGATCATGATGCGCACCCTGCGGGGCTACGCCGCCCACCCCAACTTCGCCGGGCTCCTGGTGCTCGGGCTGGGCTGCGAGATGCTGCCAGCGCAGTCGCTGCTGGACGGGCTGGACCTGGCCCCCGACAAGGTGGTGCGCACCCTGGTCATCCAGGAGAGCGGCGGCATCCGCAAGACCGTGCGGGCGGGCGTGGAGGCGATCACCGAGATGCTCCCCGCGATCGACGCGCTGCGCCGCGAGCCGGCGCCCGTCAGCGAGCTCGTGCTCGGCATGAACTGCGGCGGCTCGGACGGGTACTCCGGCATCACGGCGAACCCCGCGCTGGGCCACGCCTCGGACCTGCTGGTGGCGCACGGCGGCGCCACGATCCTCGCCGAGACCCCGGAGGTGTTCGGCGCCGAGCACCTGCTGACGCGGCGGGCCGTCTCCGAGGAGGTCGGCCAGGCGCTGCTGCGCCGGATCGACTGGTGGCAGAGCTACGCGGCGCACGGGGGCGGATCGCTCGACAACAACCCGTCCCCCGGCAACAAGGCCGGCGGGTTGACCACCATCCTGGAGAAGTCCCTCGGCGCGGTCGCCAAGGGCGGGTCGGCGGAGCTCGCGGCCGTCTACGAGTACGCCGAGCGCGTGACCGCCAAGGGCTTCACGTTCATGGACACCCCGGGGTACGACCCGGTGTCGGTGACGGGCATCGTCGCGGGCGGCTCCACCGTGGTCGTGTTCACCACCGGGCGCGGCTCGGTGCTGGGGTGCAAGCCGACGCCCTCCATCAAGGTGTCCACCAACACCGAGATGTACCTGCGCATGGCCGAGGACATCGACCTCAACGCTGGGCGCATCGTGGACGGGACCGCGACGATCACCGAGGTGGGCGAGGAGATCTTCGAGAAGGTCATCGCGGTGGCCTCGGGTGAGCCTACCGTCTCCGAGGAGCTCGACCTGGGGCAGGACGAGTTCATCCCGTGGCAGCTCGGCACCGTCACCTGA
- a CDS encoding PmoA family protein — MKAPPWEPSPAWGPSATLAELAIDGVAVAVCADGSGAPEFDSPRPHLHPVRTLAGVVVTDAAPADHTWHVGLGLGVQDVNGHNLWGGRTYLRGPGYTWRRDHGRIRHDRSDQPAATALAQHLTWLTGDEEPLLAETRELRWARAGAHAWRLDLTSTLTVPPGAQPVRLGSPGAHGRVGGGYGGLFWRLPACDDVRVRTPLDHGEDRVHGSVPADGARWLAWSARSTAHTRGEAPASGLFTVALAPADAMTARDPWFVRVSGYPGLGSSLAWSEPVDVLPSLPLRRSFRCLVADGRLPDDEVGRLLDAPLHLLDDSPAPATPETGP, encoded by the coding sequence ATGAAGGCGCCGCCGTGGGAGCCGAGCCCCGCGTGGGGGCCCTCGGCCACCCTGGCCGAGCTCGCCATCGACGGCGTGGCGGTCGCGGTGTGCGCCGACGGCTCCGGCGCCCCGGAGTTCGACTCGCCCCGCCCACACCTGCATCCCGTGCGGACCCTCGCCGGCGTGGTGGTCACCGACGCCGCTCCCGCCGACCACACCTGGCACGTGGGCCTCGGCCTCGGCGTCCAGGACGTCAACGGCCACAACCTGTGGGGCGGCCGGACCTATCTGCGCGGGCCCGGCTACACCTGGCGGCGCGACCACGGACGGATCCGCCACGACCGGTCGGATCAGCCCGCGGCCACCGCGCTGGCGCAGCACCTGACCTGGCTCACGGGCGACGAGGAGCCGCTGCTCGCCGAGACCCGCGAGCTGCGCTGGGCCCGCGCCGGCGCCCACGCGTGGCGGCTGGACCTCACGTCCACGCTGACCGTGCCGCCCGGCGCGCAGCCTGTGCGGCTCGGCAGCCCTGGGGCGCACGGCCGCGTGGGCGGCGGCTACGGCGGCCTGTTCTGGCGGCTCCCCGCCTGCGACGACGTGCGGGTGCGCACACCGCTCGACCACGGCGAGGACCGGGTGCACGGCTCCGTGCCCGCCGATGGCGCCCGGTGGCTCGCCTGGTCGGCGCGGTCCACCGCCCACACCCGCGGCGAGGCGCCCGCCAGCGGCCTGTTCACCGTCGCCCTGGCTCCCGCCGATGCGATGACGGCCCGCGACCCCTGGTTCGTGCGCGTCTCGGGCTACCCCGGGCTCGGCTCCTCCCTCGCCTGGTCGGAGCCCGTGGACGTCCTGCCCTCGCTGCCGCTCCGGCGGTCTTTCCGCTGCCTGGTGGCCGACGGCCGGCTCCCCGACGACGAGGTCGGCCGGCTGCTCGACGCCCCGCTCCACCTGCTCGACGACTCTCCCGCCCCTGCCACCCCGGAGACCGGCCCATGA
- a CDS encoding Gfo/Idh/MocA family protein — protein sequence MKPPTVALVGVHGHGTSHLGHARDLADQGVLRLVAVVDPRPLVDPSRGAPGARPGARLAIADPEHPIPWFPDLGALLAAGPPDVVILCTPIDTHADLAERAVRAGCDVLLEKPPTATLAELVRLVDVAQGLGRAVQVGFQTYGSHALQAVREIVDGGEIGQVRGIGAVGTWVRDEEYWARAPWAGRRTLGGRPVVDGVTTNPLAHAVATALLLGGASTVDDVQEVELDLYRANDIEADDTSSLRVTTRAGLRVALGLTLCADTHTPPRIIVHGSAGSVVLHYTRDVIEVTGSHGHRTIERGRTDLLENLLAHRANSEGTPLLAPLSATGAFMRVLEAVRNAPAPRQIAAEHVDRVHDALGARLRVRDVAQWCERVADDLRTFEELDAPWTVRA from the coding sequence ATGAAACCACCGACCGTGGCACTTGTCGGAGTGCACGGCCACGGAACATCACATCTTGGTCACGCCCGGGACCTCGCTGATCAGGGCGTCCTCCGCCTGGTCGCCGTCGTGGACCCCCGGCCCCTCGTCGACCCCTCGAGGGGCGCCCCCGGGGCGCGCCCGGGCGCCCGGCTCGCGATCGCGGACCCCGAGCACCCGATCCCCTGGTTCCCCGACCTCGGCGCGCTGCTCGCGGCCGGCCCGCCGGACGTCGTGATCCTCTGCACCCCGATCGACACCCACGCCGACCTGGCCGAGCGCGCCGTGCGGGCGGGCTGCGACGTGCTGCTCGAGAAGCCGCCCACGGCGACCCTCGCCGAGCTGGTCCGCCTGGTCGACGTCGCCCAGGGCCTCGGCCGCGCCGTCCAGGTGGGCTTCCAGACGTACGGCTCCCACGCCCTGCAGGCCGTCCGCGAGATCGTGGACGGCGGTGAGATCGGCCAGGTGCGCGGCATCGGGGCGGTCGGGACCTGGGTGCGGGACGAGGAGTACTGGGCGCGGGCGCCGTGGGCCGGCCGCCGCACGCTCGGCGGGCGCCCGGTGGTCGACGGGGTCACCACCAACCCGCTGGCCCACGCGGTCGCCACCGCGCTGCTGCTCGGCGGCGCCAGCACCGTGGACGACGTCCAGGAGGTCGAGCTCGACCTGTACCGCGCGAACGACATCGAGGCCGACGACACGAGCAGCCTGCGCGTCACCACCCGCGCCGGCCTGCGGGTGGCCCTCGGGCTGACCCTCTGCGCCGACACCCACACCCCGCCGCGGATCATCGTGCACGGCAGCGCGGGCAGCGTCGTGCTGCACTACACGCGCGACGTCATCGAGGTGACGGGCAGCCACGGCCACCGCACGATCGAGCGCGGGCGCACCGACCTGCTCGAGAACCTGCTCGCCCACCGCGCCAATTCGGAGGGGACCCCGTTGCTGGCGCCGCTGAGCGCCACGGGCGCGTTCATGCGGGTGCTCGAGGCGGTCCGCAACGCCCCGGCGCCGCGCCAGATCGCCGCCGAGCACGTCGACCGGGTGCACGACGCGCTGGGCGCACGCCTGAGGGTGCGCGACGTGGCGCAGTGGTGCGAGCGGGTCGCCGACGACCTGCGCACGTTCGAGGAGCTGGACGCGCCGTGGACGGTGCGCGCATGA
- a CDS encoding carbohydrate ABC transporter permease, translating into MAGIAELRKLRGSAPASIAPSERGDNKAALLFLGPWFIGLLLITVGPILASLFLSFTDYNLLQPPSWTGLDNYARMLDDARLHQSLRVTFTYVFVSIPLQLALALALALFLDRGVRGLPFYRSVYYLPSLLGGSVAIALLWRQVFGTQGLVNQFLGVFGIEGQGWVSHPDTALGTLVILNVWTFGAPMVIFLAGLRQIPEMYYEAAQIDGAGKVRQFLAITLPLLTPIVFFNLVLQVINAFQSFTQAFVVSGGSGGPVDSTLFYTLYLYQKGFGALDMGYASAMAWLLLAIVAGLTAINFVVSKYWVFYDD; encoded by the coding sequence GTGGCCGGCATCGCCGAGCTCCGCAAGCTCCGGGGGAGTGCCCCCGCCTCCATCGCCCCCTCGGAGCGGGGTGACAACAAGGCCGCGCTGCTGTTCCTCGGGCCATGGTTCATCGGCCTGCTGCTCATCACCGTGGGGCCGATCCTCGCCTCGCTCTTCCTGTCCTTCACGGACTACAACCTGCTGCAGCCCCCGAGCTGGACAGGGCTGGACAACTACGCGCGGATGCTCGACGACGCGCGACTGCACCAGTCGTTGCGCGTCACGTTCACGTACGTGTTCGTGTCGATCCCGCTGCAGCTCGCCCTGGCGCTGGCCCTCGCGCTCTTCCTCGACCGGGGGGTGCGTGGGCTGCCCTTCTACCGGTCCGTGTACTACCTGCCCTCGCTGCTCGGCGGCTCCGTGGCCATCGCGCTGCTGTGGCGCCAGGTGTTCGGCACCCAGGGCCTGGTCAACCAGTTCCTCGGGGTGTTCGGCATCGAGGGGCAGGGATGGGTCTCGCACCCCGACACGGCGCTCGGCACGCTGGTCATCCTCAACGTGTGGACCTTCGGCGCCCCGATGGTGATCTTCCTGGCGGGCCTCCGGCAGATCCCGGAGATGTACTACGAGGCCGCGCAGATCGACGGAGCCGGGAAGGTGCGGCAGTTCCTCGCCATCACGCTCCCGCTGCTGACTCCCATCGTCTTCTTCAACCTGGTGCTCCAGGTCATCAACGCGTTCCAGTCGTTCACACAGGCGTTCGTCGTCAGCGGCGGCAGCGGAGGGCCCGTCGACTCGACGCTCTTCTACACGCTCTACCTCTACCAGAAGGGCTTCGGGGCACTCGACATGGGCTACGCCTCCGCGATGGCCTGGCTCCTGCTCGCCATCGTCGCAGGGCTCACCGCCATCAACTTCGTCGTCTCCAAGTACTGGGTCTTCTACGATGACTGA